A region of the Peredibacter starrii genome:
CAAACGGCCACTATTGTGATGAATGTTCAAGAAGTTCGCCAATCGGTGGACCAATTGGTTTGTCTTTTATTCCCACAGAGAGGTTGTTTAGGTCGTCAGAGTCTCGAGAGCACAGAAAAATCCGTTGAGGAACTGAAGGCCCGTTTTAAGAGCTACTTTGAAGCAGTGGCAGGACTTGGAATCAAAAAAAGCGCTGAGGAAATTGCTGAGGCCTTTTTCGAAAAGATCCCGGGCCTCGCTGAGATTCTGGATTCAGACGCCCACGCCGCCCTTATGGGTGACCCCGCTGCCTATAGCCGCGAAGAAGTGATTATCACCTATCCGGGCTTTTACGCTGTTTGTATTCATCGCCTTGCTCATGCCATTCATGAACTTGGTGTGCCCCTTATTCCGCGTTTAATGAGCGAATACGCCCATGAAAAAACCGGTATTGATATTCACCCAGGCGCCAAAATTGCTGGGAGCTTCTTTATCGATCACGGCACTGGTGTGGTAATCGGCGAAACGACTACCATCGGTAAGAACGTGAAGATCTATCAAGGGGTGACTCTTGGTGCCCTTTCAGTGAAGAAGAAACTTCAATCTCTAAAACGTCACCCAACAATTGAAGACGATGTGGTTATTTACGCCAGCGCCACAATTCTTGGTGGCGAAACAGTCATCGGCAAAGGCTCAATCATTGGCGGTAACACTTGGCTTGTTTCAAGTGTCGCCCCAGGTAGCATCATTTCTTTAGGTAACCAATAATGGAAATCGATAACAAAAAAATCTCAAAGTGGATCGCCGATAAAAAAGAGTTTCACCTTTTAGACGTTCGTCGCGATGACGAGCGCGAAATTTGCAACCTTGGCGGCTTTCACATTCCGTTGCACGAACTTGAAACACGTTTC
Encoded here:
- a CDS encoding serine O-acetyltransferase — encoded protein: MSSKLAQFLHRDRLQTATIVMNVQEVRQSVDQLVCLLFPQRGCLGRQSLESTEKSVEELKARFKSYFEAVAGLGIKKSAEEIAEAFFEKIPGLAEILDSDAHAALMGDPAAYSREEVIITYPGFYAVCIHRLAHAIHELGVPLIPRLMSEYAHEKTGIDIHPGAKIAGSFFIDHGTGVVIGETTTIGKNVKIYQGVTLGALSVKKKLQSLKRHPTIEDDVVIYASATILGGETVIGKGSIIGGNTWLVSSVAPGSIISLGNQ